The genomic window ACTCGGCGAGGTCGAGACGGCGCTGCGGGCCCTGCCCGGCGTCACCGATGCCGCCGCCACGGTGGCGGACATCGCCGACGGCACCGCCCGACTGTTCGGCTACGTCGTCACCGGTGGGGCACCCGCCGACCCGGTGGGCATGCGGCAGGCGCTCGCGGCGGTGCTGCCGGACCAGTTCGTTCCGCAGTCGATCACCGTGGTGGACGCGCTACCGCGCACCCTCAACGGCAAACTCGACCGCGCGGCGCTCCCGGCGCCGGCGGCACCGCAGCCGTCCGGACCGGAGACAGGTGACGACCGTTCCGTCACAGCCGATCTCGTCGCCGCAGCGTCGGAGGTCCTGCAGGCCGTGATCGACCCGAAGCTGAGCTTCTTCGCGCTCGGCGGGGACAGCATCGCCGTCGTGCGCCTCGTCGCCGCCGCCACCACGCGCGGCGTTGGTATCGCCGTCGCGGACGTGTTCGAAGCCGAGACCCTGGACGAACTCGCGGCCCGGGCCGTCCGTCTCGCGCCGGCTCCCGACGAGACCGGCGAACACGCCGACCTGGTGGACGTCGACGAGATCGCCCGCACCGTGCTCGACACCAGGTACCCGGGATGGCGGCAGGTGCTGCCGCTGACACCGTTGCAGCGGGGCATGTACTTCCAGTCCGTGAGCGGTGGAAGCGGATCCGGCGACAACTACCACGTGCAGCACCGCTTCACGTTCGCTGGACCCGTCGACGTGCGGGCCCTGACCGCGGCCCTCGACACGCTCGTGCGCCGCTACCCGAATCTCGGTGCCGCCTTCACTCATTCGGTGCACGCCGACCCCGTTGCGATCGTCGCGCCGGTTTCGCTCACGGTCGAGGAACGGACGGTCACGGACCTGGACACCGTCGCGGCCGACGAGTTCGCGCGGCCCTTCGTGCTGGACCGGGCACCGTTGATCCGGGTGGTCCTGGCAACCGGCCCCGACGCGTCGCGACAGCTCGTCGTGACACAGCACCATCTCCTCACCGACGCGTGGTCGCAGGGCGTGCTGTTCACCGAACTGTTCGTGCTGTACGGGGTGGCGCGGATGCTCACCGGCCTGTACCCGGCGGACGATGCCGGGGAGGAGGCGGTGACGTCCACCCTGGACCGGGTCCTCGAACCACCCGCCGACTTCACCGACCACCTGCGGCGGTCGGTCGGCCGGGACACCACGGCCGCGACGAAGGCGTGGGCGCGGTACCTCGCGGACCTCGACGAGCCGACCCTGCTGGCACCGGCCGCCACTCCCGGCACCACGGTGCTGCCGCACGTGACGACGCGTCGGCTCGACGACCCGGTGCGCGACGCACTCGTCGCGGTCGCCGCCGAACACGGCGTCACCGTGGCCACCCTCGTGTCCCTCGCGTGGGGGCTGACGTTGCGCCGCTTCACCGGTCGCGACGACGTCGTGTTCGGCACCACCGTGTCCGGCCGCGACCCGGCGGTGCCCGCGGCCGACCGCATCGTCGGGCCGACCCTCGAAACCGTGCCCGTCCGGGTGCGGCTGCGTCCCGCCGCGTCCCTCCCGGACATGCTCCGCGACCTGTTCGCCGCGCAGGGTGGGCTGATCGCACCATCCCTCGGCTCGCGAGATCGACCGCGCCCGCCGGTGGATCGTTCGACACGCTCCTGTGTTCCGCAACATCGGGGGCGACGCGGCCCGGTTCGACGTGTTCGAGCGCGCGGGTGTCACCGCCGCCGAGGCCACCGACGCCACCCACTACGCCGTCACCGTCGACGTCGATCCCCGGACCCGGGACGGCGCGATGGCGGTGACGATCGAGAACCGGCCCGACCTCGTCGACGACGACACCGCGCACACGTTGCTGGACGTCGTGACCGGCATGCTCACCCGCATCGCCGGACTGCACGGCGGGCAGCCGATCACGGTGGCCGACACCGGACGCCGATACGACGAAATCGAGCCGACCGCACTGACCGCGGCCCCGACGGTGATCCCGCTGCCGGGCGCCCCCGAGGGCAGCATCGACACCCTGCTGTCCGAGCGGGCCGCCGCGTCTCCCGAGGCGCCCGCCCTGACCTGCGGCGCCGAGACGTTCACGGCCCGACAGTTCGACGACCGCGTCACCGCGCTGGCCCGGCACCTGGTGGCCACCGGCGTCGGGACCGGCGATCTCGTCGCACTGATGCTGCCGCGGACTGCCGACCACGTCGTCGCGATCTTCGCGGTGCTGCGGGCCGTGCGGCGTACCTGCCGCTCGACCTCGAGCATCCGGCCGCGCGGCTGCGGGAGATCGTCGCCGACAGCGGCGCCCGCACGGTCGTCACCGCCGGTGCCCGCACCGGCCGGGCCGCCGAGGTCGTCGCCGGAGCGTCCGGGAACACGGACCTCACCGTCGTAGACCTGAGGGAACCCGAAGTGGCAGAAGTTCTCTCCGGTCTACGGCCGGCGCCGGACGTGCCCGCGCACCGCATCGGCGGACCCCGGCATCCGGACCAGCCCGCGTACGTGATCTACACGTCCGGATCGACCGGCCGGCCCAAGGGCGTCCAGGTGGGGCATCGGGGACTGACCACGATGTACCACAACCATCGCGACGAGATCTTCCGCCCCACCGAGGAATCCGTGGCCGGACGTCGGCTGCGTGTCGCGCACACCGTGTCGTTCTCGTTCGACATGTCGTGGGAGGAGCTGTTCTGGCTGCTCGCCGGACACCACGTCCACGTCGTCGACGAGACCGCCCGCGTCGACCCGCACGCACTGGTGCGGCACTACCGGCAGGTCGGCATCGACGTCGTCAACGTGACCCCGTCCTACGCGCGGGAACTCGTCGCGGCCGGACTGCTCGACGACGAGCGCGCCCCGGTCCTGGTCATGCTCGGTGGCGAGGCCGTCCCGCAGGAGCTGTGGACGCAGCTGCGCGAACAGGACGGCGTCGACGGCTACGACCTGTACGGGCCCACCGAGTTCACGATCAACGCCCTGGGATCCGCGGTCGCCGACAGCACCACACCGTGCCTCGGCCGGCCCGTCCGCAACGCGTGCGCCCGCGTCCTCGACACGGGGCTGCGTCCCGTCGCGGTCGGTGCGGTCGGCGAGCTCTACCTGTCCGGTGACGGTGTCGCCCACGGCTACCGGGACCGCTGTGGGCTGACGGCGTCGACGTTCGTGGCCGACCCGTTCGCGGCGGGGGAGCGGATGTACCGCACCGGCGACCTCGTCCGGTATCTCGCCGGCGGCCGACTCGAATACCTCGGCCGCGTCGACCGGCAGGTCAAGATCCGCGGTATCCGGATCGAACTCGGCGAGGTCGAGGCGGCCCTCGAAGCGCTGCCGGGTGTCACACGGGCCGCCGCGACCGTCCGAACCTCCGGCGATGCAACGAGACTGATCGGCTACGTGGTGTCCGACACCGACACCGCCCCAGCCGACGGCGACGAGTTGCGCAGCGTGCTGCGGAACCTGGTCCCGGCGCACCTCGTCCCGGCACGGATCGTGCTGGTCGAGCACATCCCGCTCACCGTCAACGGCAAACTCGACCGGGGTGCCCTGCCGGAGCCGCCGCGCGGAACGTCGCGGACACGCTGCGCACCCCCACCGAGCGGCGGATCGCCGCCGTCTACTGCGATGTGCTCGGCGTCGACGAGATCGGCGCCGACGACGGCTTCGCGGACTGCGGCGGCGACTCGCTCGGGGCGATGCGGATCGTGTCCCGGATCCTCCGGGAGACGTCCGTCCGGATCGAGGTTCCGGAACTGCTCGAACGGCAGACCGTCGCGGCCGTGGCCGACCTCGTCGACGTCCGACGGGACGAACCGCGGACATGAGGCTCCGCCACCACCGAACACCCCCGATGAACGATCGAAAGGAACCACATTGTTCCACTCACGCTTCCGACGGCACGGGATACGCCTGTTCGCCGCGGCCGCCGCGGTGACCCTCGGTCTCACAGGCTGCAGCACCAGCGACGCCTCCGAGGGAGACTCCGCGACCTCGGCGGCCGACGCGACGCGCGTGGTCCAGACTGCGCAGGGCGACGTCACCGTACCCGCCGAGCCGCAGCGCATCGCAGTGCTCACCGCCGGCCTGGCCGGGCTGCTGTACACCCTCGACGCGCCGATCGCGATCACCGACACCCGCCTGCTCGGCGTCACCAACCTCGACGGTGGTTTCCCGCCGCAGTGGGCGGAGAAGGCGAAGGCACAGGGCACCAAGGAGCTTCCGGCCGGCGAGGAATTGAACATCGAGGCCATCGCGCAGGCACAGCCCGACCTGATCATCGGCGGCGGACAGGGATTCACCGCGATCCTCGCCGAGAAGGCGTACGACCAGCTGTCGGCGATCGCGCCGACCGTCCTCGTCCCGTCCACCGTCAACACGTGGCAGGAACAGCTCGCCGAGGTCGCCGACATCGCCGGGGAGAGCGACAAGGTCGACGGCCTGATGCAGGCGTACGAGGACAAGGTCGCCGAGGTGAAGGATGCGATCACCGTGCCCGGCGCGCCCGTGTCCTATCTGCTGTCGCTGGGCACGAACGAGCCCGCGTTCATCCCGCAGACCGCCGCCCTGCCCACCCTGCTGGAGTCGGTCGGGTTCCGGCCCGACGACGTGCTCACCAAGGCGAACGATCCGGCACTGTACGGGTCCGGTGACTCGTTCATCATCAGCAGCGAACTGCTCGGACGGGTCGGCGACGCGCCCGTGATGTTCGTGGTGCCGGTCGCGGGCCGCAGCCTCGCCGAACTGAAGCAGGATCCGCTGTACACCGCCCTGCCCGCGTTCACGAGCGGCACGGTGTACGAACTCCCCGCCACCAGCTACCGCCCCGACTACGACGGCGTCATGGCGACCCTGGACCAGATCCGGGAGATGTTCGCCGGACGGTAGTCGCTCCCGGCACCGAGAAGTGCCGAACCATGCAGTTCGAGATCGGAAAGGACCACACTGTGCTCACCCGCGAGGCCGTCGTATCGGACATCGCCACCGCCCTGGACCGGTCGCCGGAGTCGATCGGCGACGAGCTGAATCTGCTCGACGAAGGACTGGACTCCATCCGGATCATGGGACTCGTGGAACGATGGCGGTCCGCGGGGGCACCGGACGTCGACTTCCCGACACTCGCCGCCGATCCGACCGTGGCGCACTGGGTTTCCGTCGCGCTCGGCGAATACTGATTCCACGAGAGAGAGGACGCTCATGGCTGCGACCGCCCGTGAGGTCGAGGTTTTTCCGATCTGCATCCGCGAGGTCGAGGTCCTGCGGGTCGAGGACGTCACCCCCGGCATGCGCCGGGTGATCGTCGGCGGCCCGGCGATGGACGGCCACGTCCGCGACGGTGTCGCGCTGCCGCCGGTGCGCACCACCGGATTCGACGACGACGTCAAACTCCTGCCCGCCGACCCGCGCACCGGCACACTGCCGTTCGAGATGCCGCGCAACGCCGGCGACGGCACCGTCGACTGGCCGGCCGGCTCGTTCCAGTACAGCCGGACGTACACGGTGCGCCGCTTCGACCCGGACACCCGCGAGATGGCCATCGACTTCGCCGCGCACGAGGGTGGGCTGGCATCGGACTGGGCGGCACGCGTGCAACCGGGGGAGACGATCCTCATGGCCGGGCCCAAGCATTCGTCGAGCCTGCCGCGGGACGTCGAATGGATGCTGATCGCCGGCGACGAGACGGCACTGCCCGCGATCGCGCACTGCCTCGAGCAGTTGCCGTCCGACCTGCCCGCGACGGTGGTGATCGAGGTCGCCGAACCCGCACACCGGCAGGAACTGAAATCCGATGCACCGGTGGACGTCACCTGGCTCTACCGGTCCGAGAACGGCGGCGAGTCGCGGCTGGCCGACGCCGTGCGGGGCGCCCCGTGGCGTCCCGGCCGGCCGTACCTGTGGGTCGCGGGCGAGGCCACGACGATCAAGCCGCTGCGCCGGTGGGCGAAACAGGACCGGGAACTCGACAAACAGTACGTCGAGATCACCGGCTACTGGCGCCACCGCGAGGCCGCCGGCCCGGTCGCCGCGGTCGTCGCAGCGCAGGAGAGCCCCGACGCGGTGCTGCACGAGATGTCGGAACTGTTGCCGCCGTTCGCGATCCGCACCGCTGTGACGGTCGGGATGTTCGCGGCGATCGACGGTGGGGCCGGCACAGCCGCGGCGGTCGCCGCCGAATGCGGCACCCATCCCGGTGCGACGGCGAAGCTGCTGCGACATCTCGCGCTCATGGATCTGGTGGCGGTGGACGACGGCGAGCTCACGCTCAC from Prescottella sp. R16 includes these protein-coding regions:
- a CDS encoding acyl carrier protein — encoded protein: MLGVDEIGADDGFADCGGDSLGAMRIVSRILRETSVRIEVPELLERQTVAAVADLVDVRRDEPRT
- a CDS encoding AMP-binding protein — protein: MLTRIAGLHGGQPITVADTGRRYDEIEPTALTAAPTVIPLPGAPEGSIDTLLSERAAASPEAPALTCGAETFTARQFDDRVTALARHLVATGVGTGDLVALMLPRTADHVVAIFAVLRAVRRTCRSTSSIRPRGCGRSSPTAAPARSSPPVPAPAGPPRSSPERPGTRTSPS
- a CDS encoding siderophore-interacting protein — encoded protein: MAATAREVEVFPICIREVEVLRVEDVTPGMRRVIVGGPAMDGHVRDGVALPPVRTTGFDDDVKLLPADPRTGTLPFEMPRNAGDGTVDWPAGSFQYSRTYTVRRFDPDTREMAIDFAAHEGGLASDWAARVQPGETILMAGPKHSSSLPRDVEWMLIAGDETALPAIAHCLEQLPSDLPATVVIEVAEPAHRQELKSDAPVDVTWLYRSENGGESRLADAVRGAPWRPGRPYLWVAGEATTIKPLRRWAKQDRELDKQYVEITGYWRHREAAGPVAAVVAAQESPDAVLHEMSELLPPFAIRTAVTVGMFAAIDGGAGTAAAVAAECGTHPGATAKLLRHLALMDLVAVDDGELTLTDMGSILADQDTFASQALHFDKIHTRLDTAFLGLLDTVRTGVPASGHGFADKQAEPGFADDFHEEAAFGAVYRAPALPDAVDLDGVRTVAIYGEGAGVYADTLARLRPDLDITLVGLPALVGRNLADVAETRRDRIGRIDGSEFTALADPVDLIVAVEVIDRHPDADARLLLDVLGASARRVVLVTDLLDPDTTDDHDTEADLLALCLYGSGVRTETELAALITEAGCGTPRFGSLGWGSTVVEFTGTR
- a CDS encoding phosphopantetheine-binding protein, which codes for MQFEIGKDHTVLTREAVVSDIATALDRSPESIGDELNLLDEGLDSIRIMGLVERWRSAGAPDVDFPTLAADPTVAHWVSVALGEY